In one Mycobacterium sp. NBC_00419 genomic region, the following are encoded:
- a CDS encoding class II aldolase/adducin family protein produces MSGTEEVRRGGLGVWAPSKVPRIGVDLTDEQKMAIAFRHLASIGFAENMAGHITWQPDGRSDMYVNPWGLWWQELTASDICVVDEDARVVRGRWDVTPAIHIHTEIHRQRPDARVVIHNHPYYVSLIAALGVLPELVHQTGALFLDDMYLVEKYDGEIDTPWRAAELAGQIGSANLVILANHGVIATGHDLAAAVYRAVSIERVCRLAYDVMLTGRTPSQMNRGDMVGMQASLIERAADVYWAGAARMTIKADRGVLD; encoded by the coding sequence ATGAGTGGTACCGAAGAAGTCCGCCGGGGCGGCTTGGGCGTATGGGCGCCGTCGAAGGTGCCCCGCATCGGGGTCGATCTGACCGACGAGCAGAAGATGGCGATCGCATTCCGCCATCTCGCCAGCATCGGGTTCGCCGAGAACATGGCCGGCCACATCACCTGGCAGCCCGACGGCCGCAGCGACATGTACGTCAACCCGTGGGGTTTGTGGTGGCAGGAACTCACCGCATCCGACATCTGCGTGGTCGACGAGGACGCCCGGGTGGTTCGCGGCCGCTGGGATGTCACGCCGGCCATCCACATCCACACCGAGATTCACCGCCAGCGCCCCGACGCCCGTGTGGTGATCCACAATCACCCCTACTACGTCAGCCTCATCGCCGCCCTCGGCGTGCTGCCCGAGCTCGTCCACCAGACCGGGGCGCTGTTCCTCGACGACATGTACCTGGTCGAGAAGTATGACGGCGAGATCGACACCCCTTGGCGCGCCGCCGAATTGGCGGGTCAGATCGGATCGGCCAACCTGGTGATCCTGGCCAACCACGGCGTGATCGCCACCGGACACGACCTGGCGGCAGCGGTGTACCGGGCGGTGTCGATCGAGCGGGTGTGCCGGCTGGCCTACGACGTGATGCTGACCGGCCGCACCCCGTCGCAGATGAACCGCGGCGACATGGTGGGCATGCAGGCCTCCCTGATCGAGCGGGCCGCCGACGTGTACTGGGCGGGCGCTGCCCGCATGACCATCAAAGCCGACCGTGGCGTACTGGACTGA
- a CDS encoding class I adenylate-forming enzyme family protein — MGVDAATTSAEAAHYRTQGWWSDTTLSDRVAVSAASFPDKAAYIDFRLEGSDRVLTWSQFDAAATNLAAQLCARGVGPGDRVAVWHGDTAAIHVLFVAIERCGAVTVGLGARAGVREATHIVRSTAPSLIVSDATRREQAATVAEEAAVPAVVLDDSGDLHIDTLARPAENLSPIGPDEPFLINSTSGTTGLPKCVVHTQNRWHYFHQKAVANGELTADDVFLPVIPTPFGFGLWTSHTTPIHLGATAVRIERFDAAATCAAVERYRATVLCCVSTQLMMMLASDASRVHDLSSLRVVFTGGEPLPYTQAAQFEDLTGVTILQFYGSNETGMLSATTTKDSLHHRLRTAGRVVPEMQVRLFDGDTDVTESGHGQPVCRGPALSMGYLGGVDHDQLYTPDGWMRMGDICELDSEGYLRLTGRTSDFILRGGKNISAVEVEEVVATHAAVAVAAAVAMPDPLFGERVCVFAELKDGYTLELPALVEHLLAQGMSKELLPERLEILGELPRSSGGKIAKGQLRDVIRSTLEQP, encoded by the coding sequence ATGGGCGTCGACGCTGCCACGACCAGCGCTGAAGCCGCGCACTATCGAACGCAGGGCTGGTGGTCGGACACCACACTGTCCGACCGTGTCGCCGTCAGCGCCGCGTCGTTCCCCGACAAAGCGGCCTATATTGATTTCCGACTCGAAGGCTCCGACCGCGTCCTGACCTGGTCGCAATTCGACGCCGCCGCCACCAACCTCGCCGCGCAACTGTGCGCCCGGGGTGTCGGCCCCGGAGACCGGGTGGCGGTGTGGCACGGCGACACCGCCGCAATCCACGTCCTGTTCGTCGCGATCGAACGCTGCGGCGCGGTGACCGTCGGCCTCGGGGCCCGCGCCGGCGTGCGCGAGGCAACCCACATCGTGCGCAGCACGGCACCCTCACTCATCGTCAGCGACGCCACCCGGCGCGAGCAGGCCGCCACGGTTGCCGAAGAAGCGGCCGTGCCGGCGGTCGTGCTCGACGACTCCGGTGATCTGCACATCGACACCCTCGCGCGACCGGCCGAAAACTTGTCGCCGATCGGCCCCGACGAGCCGTTTCTGATCAACTCCACCTCGGGCACCACCGGTCTGCCCAAATGCGTCGTGCACACCCAGAACCGCTGGCACTACTTTCACCAGAAGGCGGTGGCCAACGGCGAGCTCACTGCCGACGACGTGTTCCTGCCGGTGATCCCCACCCCGTTCGGCTTCGGACTGTGGACCTCGCACACCACCCCGATCCACCTCGGCGCGACGGCAGTGCGCATCGAGCGCTTCGACGCGGCGGCCACCTGCGCGGCCGTGGAGCGCTACCGCGCGACGGTGCTGTGCTGCGTGAGCACCCAGCTGATGATGATGCTGGCCAGCGACGCCTCCCGGGTGCACGACCTGAGCAGCCTGCGGGTGGTGTTCACCGGCGGCGAGCCGCTGCCCTACACCCAGGCCGCACAGTTCGAGGACCTGACCGGTGTGACGATCCTGCAGTTCTACGGGTCCAACGAGACCGGCATGCTCAGCGCGACCACCACCAAGGACTCGCTGCATCACCGGCTGCGGACCGCCGGACGCGTCGTCCCCGAGATGCAGGTCCGGCTGTTCGACGGCGACACCGATGTGACGGAATCCGGCCACGGACAACCGGTCTGCCGAGGGCCGGCGTTGAGCATGGGCTATCTGGGCGGCGTCGACCACGACCAGCTCTACACCCCCGACGGCTGGATGCGGATGGGCGACATCTGCGAACTGGACTCCGAGGGATATCTGCGGCTGACCGGCCGGACGTCGGACTTCATCCTGCGTGGCGGCAAGAACATCAGTGCGGTCGAGGTCGAGGAAGTCGTCGCCACCCACGCGGCCGTTGCGGTGGCCGCGGCGGTGGCCATGCCCGACCCGTTGTTCGGTGAGCGGGTGTGCGTGTTCGCCGAACTCAAGGACGGCTACACGCTGGAGTTGCCCGCCCTCGTCGAGCACCTGCTGGCCCAGGGCATGTCCAAGGAATTACTGCCCGAGCGGCTGGAGATCCTCGGGGAGCTGCCGCGGTCCTCAGGCGGCAAGATCGCCAAAGGCCAACTTCGCGACGTGATCCGATCGACACTGGAGCAACCATGA
- a CDS encoding CAP domain-containing protein, which yields MIRRTLTSGAIVVAALPISVGVANADNTRLNNGVVANVYTVQHQAGCTNDIKKNPALTLAAQWHTDDVLNNRSLDGDIGSDGSTAQSRAEAAGFKGTVFETVAINPALAINNLDVINQWYYNPDYLAIMSNCANTAIGVWSANSLDRSVLVAVYGQPA from the coding sequence ATGATTCGGCGAACCCTGACGTCGGGCGCCATCGTCGTTGCCGCCCTGCCGATTTCGGTGGGCGTCGCGAACGCCGACAACACGCGGCTCAACAACGGTGTGGTAGCCAATGTGTACACCGTTCAGCACCAGGCCGGGTGCACCAATGACATCAAGAAGAATCCGGCGTTGACGTTGGCCGCGCAGTGGCACACCGATGACGTCCTGAACAACCGCAGCCTCGACGGCGACATTGGTTCGGACGGGTCGACTGCCCAATCACGCGCCGAGGCAGCAGGTTTCAAGGGAACCGTCTTCGAGACCGTGGCGATCAACCCGGCTCTGGCAATCAACAACCTCGACGTGATCAACCAGTGGTACTACAACCCCGACTATCTGGCGATCATGTCCAACTGTGCCAACACCGCGATCGGTGTGTGGTCGGCGAACAGTCTGGACCGTTCGGTGCTCGTCGCGGTGTACGGCCAGCCCGCCTGA
- a CDS encoding MlaD family protein, translating to MHLNRRMLIQLAIFTFIAVTAVAVMALQFLKLPAKMFGVGRYSVSMELPESGGLYGTGNVTYRGVEVGRVESVGLTNTGVKAVLSLKSGIDIPSDLKAEVHSQSAIGEQYVDLIPRNGTSAPLKDGDVIPRSDTSIPPDINSLLDAANTGLQAIPRDNLKTAIDEAYTAVGGLGPQLSQIVRGSTTLAIDARANLDPLINLIDNSKPVLDSQSQSAQAVQAWAAHLATVTSDLQQNNDAVAGFIDQQGVIVASDELRNLLDRLKPTLPVLAANLASVGQVGIDYKDSIEQLLVALPQAVGVGQGTFVANANTKQAYKGEYLSFNLNVNLPPACTTGFLPAQQARIPNLVDYPDRAPGDLYCRVPQDSQFNVRGARNIPCETVPGKRAPTVKLCESNEQYVPLNDGNNWKGDPNATLSGQDIPQLPPGSAPPASAAPPLPALMGVDGYDAAPLPPPANRDSTWQSMLIPAGS from the coding sequence ATGCATCTGAACCGACGAATGCTGATCCAGCTCGCGATCTTCACGTTCATCGCGGTGACCGCGGTCGCGGTGATGGCACTGCAATTCCTCAAACTGCCCGCCAAGATGTTCGGCGTCGGCCGCTACAGCGTGAGCATGGAGTTGCCGGAGAGCGGCGGTCTGTACGGCACCGGCAACGTCACCTACCGTGGCGTGGAGGTGGGTCGTGTCGAGTCGGTGGGGCTGACCAATACGGGTGTCAAAGCGGTGCTGTCGCTGAAATCGGGGATCGACATCCCGTCGGATCTCAAAGCCGAGGTGCACAGCCAGTCCGCGATCGGCGAGCAATACGTCGACCTGATTCCCCGCAATGGGACATCGGCGCCGTTGAAAGACGGTGACGTGATTCCGCGCTCCGACACCTCGATTCCACCGGACATCAACTCGCTGCTCGACGCCGCCAACACCGGGCTACAGGCCATTCCGCGGGACAACCTCAAGACCGCGATCGACGAGGCCTACACAGCCGTCGGCGGCCTCGGCCCCCAGCTGTCCCAGATCGTCAGGGGCTCGACGACGTTGGCGATCGATGCGCGCGCCAACCTCGACCCGCTGATCAATCTCATCGACAACTCCAAGCCGGTGCTGGATTCGCAGTCCCAGTCCGCGCAGGCGGTCCAAGCCTGGGCAGCACACCTCGCGACGGTCACCAGTGACCTGCAGCAGAACAACGATGCGGTGGCCGGATTCATCGACCAACAGGGCGTCATCGTGGCGTCCGACGAGCTGCGTAATCTCCTGGATCGGCTCAAGCCGACCTTGCCGGTCCTGGCGGCCAACCTGGCCAGCGTCGGACAGGTCGGCATCGACTACAAGGACTCGATCGAACAACTGCTCGTGGCCCTGCCGCAGGCAGTCGGCGTCGGGCAGGGCACGTTCGTCGCCAATGCGAACACCAAGCAGGCCTACAAGGGCGAGTACCTGTCGTTCAACCTCAATGTGAACCTCCCACCGGCCTGCACCACCGGCTTTCTGCCCGCCCAGCAGGCCCGCATCCCGAACCTGGTCGACTACCCCGACCGCGCCCCGGGTGATCTCTACTGCCGTGTTCCGCAGGATTCGCAGTTCAACGTCCGCGGTGCGCGCAACATCCCCTGCGAGACGGTCCCCGGCAAGCGGGCGCCCACGGTGAAGCTGTGCGAGAGCAACGAGCAGTACGTACCGCTCAACGACGGCAACAACTGGAAGGGCGACCCCAACGCCACCCTGTCGGGCCAGGACATCCCGCAGCTGCCGCCGGGGTCTGCACCGCCGGCATCGGCGGCTCCCCCGCTGCCGGCCCTGATGGGCGTAGACGGGTACGACGCCGCACCGCTCCCACCACCGGCAAACCGGGACAGCACATGGCAATCCATGCTCATCCCTGCCGGGTCCTGA
- a CDS encoding virulence factor Mce family protein, whose amino-acid sequence MALIAVLAGGSSGCDLTSWQGLNSLPLPGTTGNGPGSFEIKAEMPDINNIQPNSRVRVGDATVGHITKIELQGWHALVTMRLDGGVAMPANAIAKIGLTSILGSQHIELSPPTDEPAQGRLHEGSLIPLSHSASYPTVEQTLAAVSMVLNGGGLGQVQDITEAFSTAFRGREQDLRSMISELDKFAANFNDQTDDVIAATESLNKVAGTFAANQATLDKALKTVPEALAVLNNERENLAEAADALGKFGERVVSTVDQSKASLVKELKDIGPVLESLANAGPSMTRALSLILTFPFPNETIEKWQRGDYANMTAIVDLTLSRIDQGIFTGTRWEGDLTELEMQWGRTIGQFPSPYTKANPLVAPYRFDQGP is encoded by the coding sequence GTGGCGCTGATCGCGGTCCTTGCGGGCGGATCGTCAGGGTGTGATCTCACCAGCTGGCAGGGATTGAACTCGCTGCCCTTGCCCGGTACCACCGGCAATGGACCTGGCTCGTTCGAGATCAAGGCAGAGATGCCCGATATCAACAACATTCAGCCCAACTCCCGGGTTCGCGTCGGCGACGCCACCGTCGGTCACATCACCAAGATCGAGCTGCAGGGCTGGCATGCGCTGGTCACGATGCGCCTCGACGGCGGCGTGGCGATGCCGGCGAACGCGATTGCCAAGATCGGACTGACCAGCATCCTGGGTTCCCAGCACATCGAATTGAGCCCTCCCACAGACGAACCGGCGCAGGGCCGACTCCACGAGGGCTCGCTGATCCCGCTGTCCCACTCGGCGTCCTACCCCACCGTCGAACAGACCCTCGCCGCGGTCTCGATGGTGCTCAACGGTGGCGGCCTGGGCCAGGTTCAGGACATCACCGAAGCGTTCAGCACGGCCTTCCGCGGCCGCGAGCAGGACTTGCGCAGCATGATCAGCGAGCTCGATAAGTTCGCCGCCAACTTCAACGACCAGACCGACGACGTCATCGCCGCCACCGAGAGCCTCAACAAGGTCGCCGGCACGTTCGCGGCGAATCAGGCGACACTGGATAAGGCGCTCAAGACGGTTCCCGAGGCGTTGGCCGTCCTCAACAACGAGCGCGAGAACCTCGCCGAGGCCGCCGATGCCTTGGGCAAGTTCGGTGAACGGGTCGTCAGCACGGTTGACCAGAGCAAGGCCAGCTTGGTCAAGGAACTCAAAGACATCGGGCCGGTCCTGGAATCGCTGGCCAACGCCGGACCGAGCATGACCCGTGCGCTGAGCCTGATCCTGACGTTCCCGTTCCCCAACGAGACCATCGAGAAGTGGCAGCGCGGGGATTACGCGAACATGACCGCGATCGTCGACCTCACCTTGAGCCGGATCGACCAGGGCATCTTCACCGGCACCCGCTGGGAGGGCGATCTGACAGAACTGGAGATGCAGTGGGGTCGCACCATCGGCCAGTTCCCCAGCCCCTACACCAAGGCCAATCCATTGGTCGCCCCGTACCGATTCGATCAGGGGCCCTGA
- a CDS encoding MCE family protein: MTTLRKSRTLIATILALTVIAGGVLAVRAADHMSRTEVVGYFENSIALFPGDDVRILGVPVGQVESVQPQPDGVKVSFWFDRKFKVPADVKAAILSPMLVTGRAIQLTPVYAGGPTLADGAVIPRDRTAVPVEWDEVRAQLKRLTELLAPTEPGGVSTLGSFINTTADNLRGQGGAIRETILKLSQAMSVLGDHSGDIFSTLKNLSILVTALRGSSDLLGQLNNNLASVSGVLASDPGKIGDAFVDMNAVIADVKTFVDENGDTIGTTADKLASISTALNDSLDDIKQTLHIAPSTVQNFNNIYEPANGAFTGALAVNNFANPISFLCGAIQAASRLGAEQASKLCVQYLAPIIKNRQYNFPPIGENFFVGAQARPNEVTYSEDWMRPDFVPPAPPAAPAPAAKPGAPLAAETSPVQQTDPNAGLAGLMSPATGGGS; the protein is encoded by the coding sequence ATGACCACGCTGCGCAAGTCCCGCACCCTGATCGCCACGATCCTCGCCCTCACCGTGATCGCCGGCGGCGTACTGGCCGTCCGAGCGGCCGACCATATGTCCCGCACCGAGGTCGTCGGCTATTTCGAGAACAGCATTGCGCTGTTCCCCGGCGACGATGTCCGCATCCTCGGGGTGCCGGTGGGCCAGGTGGAGAGCGTCCAGCCGCAACCCGACGGCGTCAAAGTCTCGTTCTGGTTCGACCGCAAGTTCAAAGTGCCGGCCGATGTCAAAGCAGCGATCCTGTCCCCCATGCTCGTCACCGGCCGGGCCATCCAGCTGACGCCGGTCTACGCGGGCGGCCCCACCCTCGCCGACGGTGCGGTGATTCCCCGTGACCGCACCGCCGTACCCGTCGAATGGGACGAGGTCCGTGCCCAGCTCAAGCGCCTGACCGAACTTCTGGCGCCGACCGAGCCCGGCGGGGTCAGCACGCTGGGGTCGTTCATCAACACCACCGCGGACAACCTGCGCGGCCAGGGCGGCGCCATCCGCGAGACCATTCTTAAACTCTCCCAAGCGATGTCGGTGCTCGGTGACCACAGCGGAGACATCTTCTCCACGCTGAAGAACCTGTCCATCCTCGTCACAGCGCTGCGCGGCAGCAGCGATCTGCTCGGCCAACTCAACAACAACCTCGCCTCGGTGAGCGGTGTGCTGGCCTCCGATCCGGGCAAGATCGGTGACGCCTTCGTTGACATGAACGCCGTGATCGCCGACGTCAAGACCTTCGTCGACGAGAACGGTGACACCATCGGGACGACGGCGGACAAACTGGCCTCGATCAGCACGGCGCTCAACGACAGCCTCGATGACATCAAGCAGACACTGCACATCGCGCCCTCCACCGTCCAGAACTTCAACAACATCTACGAACCCGCCAACGGCGCGTTCACCGGAGCGCTGGCGGTGAACAACTTCGCCAATCCGATCTCGTTCCTGTGCGGGGCCATTCAGGCCGCATCGCGCCTCGGCGCCGAACAGGCCTCGAAACTGTGCGTGCAGTATCTGGCGCCGATCATCAAGAACCGGCAGTACAACTTCCCCCCGATCGGGGAGAACTTCTTCGTCGGGGCCCAAGCCCGGCCCAACGAGGTGACCTACAGCGAGGACTGGATGCGTCCGGACTTTGTGCCGCCGGCTCCCCCGGCCGCACCCGCGCCCGCCGCGAAACCGGGTGCGCCGCTGGCCGCCGAGACGTCGCCGGTGCAACAGACCGACCCGAACGCCGGACTGGCAGGATTGATGTCCCCGGCCACCGGTGGTGGCTCGTGA
- a CDS encoding virulence factor Mce family protein, with product MKSFSERSPFILGAVGAVVITGIVMGALNWQKLPFLNPGRNYSAQFADAGGLFTGAGVEVSGLPIGKVSSIELDGQHVLVKFRIKGDVHLGERTTAAIKTKGLLGTKMLDVIPRGDGDLSAPIPIDRTTSPYQLPDALGDLTNTISGLNTDQLSASLATMAQTFANTPPDLRNAVAGVARFSETLNKQDAQLRNLLDNAAKTTDVLAKRTDQIVTLVRQTNSLLLALNEQSAALDRIWRNISAVSKQLRGFIADNRAQLKPALEKLNGVLTIVDDRKERVQEAVKRLNSYAMSLGESVSSGPFFKAYVVNLFPGQFVQPFIDAAFSDLGVDPATLLPSLRTDPQVGQPATPALPVPYPRTGQGGEPHLNLPDAITGNPGDQGCGPPGLALPGPTGCYPYREPLPAPPPGGPPPGPPAASPPGIASVPEPTPAPFLVTAPGEQPADAQAGGSQ from the coding sequence ATGAAATCGTTCTCCGAACGCAGCCCCTTCATCCTCGGCGCCGTCGGTGCCGTCGTGATCACCGGAATCGTCATGGGTGCCCTGAACTGGCAGAAGCTGCCGTTCCTCAACCCCGGTCGCAACTATTCCGCCCAATTCGCCGACGCGGGCGGATTGTTCACCGGTGCCGGCGTGGAGGTGTCAGGCCTACCGATCGGCAAGGTGTCCAGTATTGAACTCGACGGCCAGCACGTCCTGGTGAAGTTCCGGATCAAGGGCGACGTGCACCTCGGTGAGCGCACGACGGCGGCGATCAAGACGAAGGGTCTGCTGGGCACCAAGATGCTCGACGTCATTCCGCGCGGTGACGGCGATCTGTCGGCTCCGATCCCGATCGACCGGACGACATCGCCCTACCAATTGCCCGACGCGCTGGGCGATCTGACCAACACGATCAGCGGGCTGAACACCGACCAGTTGTCGGCCTCGCTGGCCACCATGGCCCAGACCTTCGCCAACACCCCGCCGGATCTGCGCAACGCGGTGGCCGGCGTGGCGCGATTCTCCGAGACACTGAACAAGCAGGACGCCCAGCTTCGCAACCTGCTGGACAACGCCGCCAAGACCACCGACGTGCTGGCCAAGCGGACCGACCAGATCGTCACTCTGGTGCGGCAGACCAACTCCTTGTTGCTCGCACTCAACGAACAGAGCGCAGCCCTCGACCGGATCTGGCGCAACATCTCGGCCGTATCCAAACAACTGAGGGGCTTCATCGCCGACAACCGGGCGCAGCTCAAGCCGGCCCTAGAGAAGCTGAACGGGGTCTTGACCATCGTCGACGACCGCAAGGAACGTGTCCAGGAAGCGGTCAAGCGACTCAACAGCTATGCGATGTCGCTGGGCGAATCGGTGTCCTCCGGGCCGTTCTTCAAGGCCTACGTGGTCAACCTGTTCCCTGGTCAGTTCGTCCAGCCGTTCATCGACGCGGCGTTCTCCGACCTCGGTGTCGACCCGGCCACCCTGCTGCCCTCGCTGCGCACCGATCCCCAGGTGGGCCAGCCGGCCACGCCGGCTCTGCCGGTCCCCTACCCGCGCACCGGTCAGGGCGGCGAGCCGCACCTCAATCTGCCCGACGCGATCACCGGCAACCCGGGCGACCAGGGTTGCGGCCCGCCAGGTTTGGCGCTGCCCGGCCCCACGGGCTGCTACCCGTACCGGGAGCCGCTGCCCGCACCGCCGCCGGGTGGCCCGCCGCCGGGCCCGCCGGCCGCGTCGCCACCTGGGATTGCGTCGGTCCCCGAACCCACGCCGGCGCCGTTCCTCGTGACAGCGCCCGGTGAACAACCCGCCGACGCCCAGGCCGGGGGATCGCAATGA
- a CDS encoding virulence factor Mce family protein, which yields MKDNLRATVWRLAVFLTVCLFGAFALLAVFAQFRFSDGKSYNAEFTNVTGLKSGDFVRIAGVEVGKVGDITINRDATVRVEFSARDAVTLTEGTRAVIRYDNVIGGRFLALEEGAGGLKRLQPGATIPVNRTAPALDLDSVIGGFKPLFRALNPEQVNALSGQLDQALQGQGPTISSFLNQAAVLTNTLADRDQLIGEVVTNLNAVLGTLGGQSGQLDKAVTNLSGLIDGLNARRTDFAGAFASVNAAATTVADLLGQAREPVKKVVHETDRVSTIAVADHEYLERLIDTLPDKYKALGRQGMYGDFFSFYLCDLVLKLNGKGGQPVYVKVAGQDTGRCTPK from the coding sequence GTGAAGGACAATCTGAGGGCCACCGTGTGGCGCCTCGCCGTCTTCCTCACGGTCTGCCTGTTCGGCGCCTTCGCCCTACTGGCCGTGTTCGCGCAGTTCCGGTTCAGCGACGGCAAGTCCTACAACGCCGAATTCACCAACGTCACCGGCCTCAAGTCCGGCGACTTCGTCCGAATCGCCGGAGTCGAAGTGGGCAAAGTCGGCGACATCACGATCAATCGGGACGCGACCGTCCGCGTCGAGTTCTCCGCGCGGGACGCCGTCACCCTGACCGAAGGCACCCGGGCGGTGATCCGCTACGACAACGTGATCGGCGGCCGCTTCCTGGCGCTCGAAGAAGGTGCCGGCGGGCTCAAGCGCCTACAACCCGGCGCGACGATCCCGGTGAACCGCACCGCCCCCGCTCTCGACCTGGACTCGGTGATCGGCGGTTTCAAGCCGCTGTTCCGCGCCCTGAATCCCGAGCAGGTCAACGCACTGAGCGGCCAGCTCGATCAGGCACTGCAAGGCCAGGGCCCCACCATCTCCTCATTCCTCAACCAGGCCGCGGTGTTGACGAACACACTCGCCGACCGTGATCAGCTGATCGGTGAGGTCGTCACCAACCTCAACGCGGTGCTGGGCACCCTGGGCGGGCAGAGCGGACAGCTGGACAAGGCCGTGACGAATCTGTCGGGGTTGATCGATGGACTCAACGCGCGCCGGACCGATTTCGCCGGAGCCTTCGCCAGCGTCAATGCCGCGGCGACAACCGTGGCCGACCTGTTAGGCCAGGCGCGCGAACCGGTCAAGAAAGTGGTGCACGAAACCGACCGGGTCTCGACGATCGCGGTGGCCGATCACGAATACCTGGAGAGGCTGATCGACACGTTGCCCGACAAGTACAAGGCACTGGGCCGGCAGGGTATGTACGGCGACTTCTTCAGCTTCTACCTCTGCGATTTGGTGCTGAAGCTCAATGGCAAAGGCGGACAACCGGTTTACGTCAAGGTGGCCGGCCAGGACACCGGGCGGTGCACACCGAAATGA
- a CDS encoding MCE family protein, whose translation MEPRPGEERLHDRWWTVVLLAVVAVFFFVTATLFAGTFRSYIPVTVTADRTGLVMETGAKVKMRGVQVGRVGQINGGQGPSTLRLEIDPDQVQYIPANVGAQIRATTAFGAKFVDLVYPADPSPQRLAAGAVLKSKNVTTEVNTVFQNVVNLLDKVDPAKLNAVLTAVADGVRGQGPRMAQATTDLNEVLKVLNERSDTIREDWRSFKNFNDTYAAAAPDIVTILNAGSTFSTTVADRASQLDTLLLNSIGFGQTGTELLDSSGPDLVRAINLLEPTTNLLLKYNPVYTCWLQGATWTLSTGDAYNIWGGRDGKSANFDVALLLGNDAYQYPDNLPITNAKGGPGGRPSCGSLPDPTKNLPVRQLITNTGWGTGLDIRPNPGLGEQCWADWFPVTRAVPERPSVRQCLPGPAPGPDPGPGMPPYGAAWYGPGGVPLWPGVPPAPDQAAAPPPAAPAPAEPGPPPTP comes from the coding sequence ATGGAACCCCGGCCCGGCGAGGAACGCCTGCATGACAGGTGGTGGACGGTCGTTCTGCTTGCGGTGGTCGCCGTGTTCTTCTTCGTCACCGCAACGCTTTTCGCGGGCACCTTCCGGTCCTACATTCCGGTGACAGTGACCGCCGACCGCACCGGGCTGGTGATGGAGACCGGCGCGAAGGTCAAGATGCGCGGTGTCCAGGTCGGCCGGGTGGGTCAGATCAACGGCGGGCAGGGGCCGTCGACACTGCGACTGGAGATCGACCCCGACCAGGTGCAGTACATCCCGGCCAATGTCGGCGCGCAGATCCGGGCCACCACCGCTTTCGGGGCGAAGTTCGTCGACCTCGTCTACCCCGCCGACCCCAGTCCGCAGCGGCTGGCCGCCGGCGCGGTACTGAAATCGAAGAACGTCACCACCGAGGTCAACACCGTCTTCCAGAACGTCGTCAACCTGCTCGACAAGGTCGACCCGGCCAAGCTCAACGCCGTACTGACCGCGGTCGCCGACGGAGTTCGTGGCCAAGGGCCGAGGATGGCCCAGGCCACCACCGACCTCAACGAGGTGCTCAAGGTGCTCAACGAGCGCAGCGACACCATCCGCGAAGACTGGCGCTCGTTCAAGAACTTCAACGACACCTACGCCGCGGCAGCCCCGGACATCGTGACGATCCTCAATGCCGGCAGCACCTTCAGCACCACGGTCGCCGATCGGGCATCCCAGCTGGATACACTGCTGCTCAACAGTATTGGCTTCGGCCAGACCGGAACAGAACTATTGGACTCCAGCGGTCCCGATCTGGTCCGCGCGATCAACCTGCTCGAGCCCACCACCAACCTGCTGCTGAAGTACAACCCCGTGTACACCTGCTGGCTCCAGGGCGCCACGTGGACACTCAGCACCGGCGACGCCTACAACATCTGGGGCGGCCGGGACGGCAAGTCGGCGAACTTCGACGTCGCACTGCTGCTGGGCAACGACGCCTACCAGTACCCCGACAACTTGCCCATCACCAACGCCAAGGGCGGACCGGGCGGCAGGCCCAGTTGCGGGTCGCTGCCCGATCCCACCAAGAACCTCCCCGTGCGTCAGCTGATCACCAACACCGGCTGGGGTACCGGCCTGGACATCCGCCCGAATCCCGGACTGGGAGAGCAATGTTGGGCCGACTGGTTCCCGGTCACCCGGGCGGTCCCGGAGCGGCCCAGCGTCCGCCAGTGCCTGCCCGGACCGGCCCCGGGGCCCGACCCCGGCCCGGGGATGCCGCCCTACGGGGCGGCTTGGTACGGGCCGGGCGGGGTTCCGCTCTGGCCGGGCGTGCCGCCGGCACCGGATCAGGCGGCCGCGCCACCGCCGGCAGCGCCCGCCCCAGCCGAGCCGGGACCGCCACCCACGCCGTGA